The sequence below is a genomic window from Candidatus Neomarinimicrobiota bacterium.
TCCGGTACTTAGCGCAAGAGATTTTAAGTTAGAACACTACCCTAAATCCGATACTCGCAACTCGTAATCCGCAACCTTCCCGACCTGCTCTCAACCTTTGCCCTGCTCGCTTCACCAACACTTCTGAACTTTCCATTCTGCAATTTTAATTTTGCAATTTCCATTTTGAACTCGAAACTAGAAACTCGTCCCGAAAGACTCCCTTTGTGAAAACTTGTAACTTGTAACTCTTATCCCCTACGGCCCTTCTTCTTCCTCCATATACAGGCTGGCCGGCAGGGTGGTATCCCCCAGGGCCACCGCCCGGCGAAAATAGGCCCGCGCCCGCACCTGGTCCTCCAGCCGCCGGTAATACCAGCCCAGCTCCCGGTAATGTCGGGGGTTGCGCCGGTCCTGGCTGATGCGCAGCTCCAACCGCTCCCGCTCCCGCCGCCGGCTGTGACGCTCCCGGAACTCACGCATATACTGACCGGCTGCGGCGCTGTCACCGGCCGCATAGGCCACCCGCCCCAGGCGGTATAGCACCGGCTCGTTGCGCGGGTCACGCTTATACAGCCAGAGCAGCTGCGACCGGGCCGCCTCCCATAAGCGCCGACGAATAAGCGCCTCTACCATCTTGGTACGCACCGCTATATTCTCCGGGTCCAGCCGTAGCACCACGCTGTAATAGTAGGCCGCGAAATCGTCCTCCACCATCGCCGCCGCCACGTCGCCCAGAAGATCGTAGACCGCCGCCGCGCTGTCCTCCCGCATCAGCGCGCTGAACAACAGCAGCTCCGCCTGCGGGTACTCCCCCCGCACGTAATGGGTCAGACCCCGGCGCTGATAGGCCTCCCACCGCTCAGGCTCCAGGCTGCTGGCTACCAGGTATTGCGACAGGGCCGTATCGTAGCGGTCACGCGCCAGGTGGATGTCACCCCGACCGATCCACGCCTCGTAGTATGTCGAATCCTGGCTCAGAAGCGTATCGAACACGGCAAAAGCCAGCGAATCCCAGTGCAGGGCACCCAACGAACGTCCCAGATACAGCTGGGCCTTCAAATGATGGGGCAGCCTCGCGGTCACAAACGAAAGCTGCTCAACCGCCTCCTCGTAATCGCCGATCTCGTACAGCGCCAGGCCATAGTTGTACCTGGCACCCACGTGCTCTTTATACCGGGTGACGTAACCACCCAGGACTTCCGCCGCGCGCTCATAATCGCCCACCTCCACCTGTGCCCGCCCCAGCCAGTAGCCGGTCACCTCCGTCTCCGGCGCGGATGCCAGCCCCTGCTCCAGCACTGCCACCACCTCCCGCCAGCGGCCCTGGGTGATCAAAATGTTCGCCGCAAATTCATAGGCCAGCGAATACTTCGGATATAAGCGGTAGGTCGCCTGGAATTCCATCAGCGCCGAGTCCGGCTGGTCAGTCTTGAAATAGACCAGCCCCAGCTGGTAATGGTATTTGGCCGCGGTACTGTCCAGTGCCAGCGCCTGAGAATAGCACTCCTTGGCCTGCTCAAGTGAATCCAGATCGTACCAGACGTTGCCCAGCGCAAAATGGGCCTCGCCGCTGGTGGGATTCAACTCCAGGCTGTATCCCAGATCGCTGATCGCCTGCGAAAGGTAGCCGGCCCGATGCTCGGCCGAACCCAGCTTCTGGTAAAGGGTCGCATTCTCCGGCTCAACCTCCAGCGCCTGGCGATACCAGACCGCCGCCAGGCTGTCATCCCCCTGGGTGGTGGCGACTCGCGCCAGCAGGTCATAGCACTCCACACACTCCGGCTCGCGCGCGAGGATCCCCTGCAGCCTCGCCGTGGCCTGGTCATACCGGCCCAACTCAAAATACCGCACCGCATCAGCATAGGGATCCCGGATCTGGCCGCCAACTGCAGCCACCAGCAACCCGACACCAACTACCACCCCCGCTGCCGCCAACACGCTTGACCCCCCACGCCCCACTTTGATCCGCAAATCCATCACTACCCTACGGCTCCAGCTCCACCCTGGTCAGGGGATAGGTACGATTCAGCGGCGTCAGATGGTGGTGGCTCTCGAATCCATCCGGCCATTTCACCACCACATCCACCGCCCTCACCTTAGAGGATAAATAGAGGCTGAAAGGCCTGGGATCGGTCACCAGATAACGGCCGGTGAAAATGCCCGCCGGCGAACTGGTCACCAGCAGCTGGGCACCGATGGCGGTGGTGCCGGGCTGGTCCGCTCCTGGCCATAGGCCCACGTACACGGGCTGCTCGTCCAACTCCCGCTTCCATACCCGGACCAGTCCCGCCGGATAGGTGGCAATAACCTCCTCCACGCCATCGCCGGTGAGGTCCACCACCAGGTAGCGTTCCGCCTCTTGCAGCACCGGGAGGGTGTCCAGCCCGACATAGCCGGGCAGATCAAACCGCGCCATGGGTAGCCCGAAAAAGGCAGCGTCGGGCGCCGCCGCTGTGACCCGCGGCACCAATAAGGTCGTATCTAGCAGCATCGGCGCGGCCATCTCGACAGCGCGGAAACGGTGCTCCTCGTCACTCAGTAATATCCGTCGCTGCAAAGCAGTAGCCTCAACAACCGGCTCCGTAACCGCCGAATCCACGGGCGCACCCCAAGCTGAAACCAGAGAACTGTCCTGTACAACATCTGCCGAATCTACTGCCACCGCGTCCACCACTGCTGTGTCTACCGCTGCTGTGCCTACCGCCGAAGTGTACACTGCTGCCGGCTCCCGCACATGTTCGTAACTGGCATCAGCTAACAGCAGGTCAACCGTGCCGCTGAAATCAAGATCGACCGCCGCAGCCGTCGTGGCCTGGTAGGGAAATCGGGGCTGAAAGAG
It includes:
- a CDS encoding tetratricopeptide repeat protein, with the protein product MDLRIKVGRGGSSVLAAAGVVVGVGLLVAAVGGQIRDPYADAVRYFELGRYDQATARLQGILAREPECVECYDLLARVATTQGDDSLAAVWYRQALEVEPENATLYQKLGSAEHRAGYLSQAISDLGYSLELNPTSGEAHFALGNVWYDLDSLEQAKECYSQALALDSTAAKYHYQLGLVYFKTDQPDSALMEFQATYRLYPKYSLAYEFAANILITQGRWREVVAVLEQGLASAPETEVTGYWLGRAQVEVGDYERAAEVLGGYVTRYKEHVGARYNYGLALYEIGDYEEAVEQLSFVTARLPHHLKAQLYLGRSLGALHWDSLAFAVFDTLLSQDSTYYEAWIGRGDIHLARDRYDTALSQYLVASSLEPERWEAYQRRGLTHYVRGEYPQAELLLFSALMREDSAAAVYDLLGDVAAAMVEDDFAAYYYSVVLRLDPENIAVRTKMVEALIRRRLWEAARSQLLWLYKRDPRNEPVLYRLGRVAYAAGDSAAAGQYMREFRERHSRRRERERLELRISQDRRNPRHYRELGWYYRRLEDQVRARAYFRRAVALGDTTLPASLYMEEEEGP